One Siniperca chuatsi isolate FFG_IHB_CAS linkage group LG3, ASM2008510v1, whole genome shotgun sequence genomic region harbors:
- the LOC122873407 gene encoding polymeric immunoglobulin receptor-like isoform X2, with amino-acid sequence MWSLQSQLFTLCIALSCVTSAAGLIHVSGYEGREVNVSCGYGEGYESYEKYLCKNDCGNDDVLITTTETKKNKYSIYDDKKKRVFTTTISDLSLKDAGKYWCGVTRNGKDIYTEVKLEVVQDSCCDRSTKVQSHETGSVSISCPYDSKYQNNLKYICRGNQPSTCLQQATITSDRKRNGELRLDDDNESSKFTVTITGLTQKDSGLYLCGVHRSTGLDVFSAVELEVKEWCCVKSKQLSGIVGRPFTMLCPYPPQHGDNRKFLCKGDHRNNCTDVVTSQSRFTLQDDVPSSSIWVTITELKAGDAATYWCGSDSQWSVGNYTKIQLSVDAALFHPVVFIVLAVLLILIFALVMVYKYKCYKARGAGVSMNMNKTKAAEAEEVISVSDIYENQDVVACSKQGTSKAQSTCNHYDDAGEDQSVYQNFDITEEIYCNQAYTTANKR; translated from the exons ATGTGGAGCCTTCAAAGCCAGCTGTTCACCCTGTGCA TTGCTCTGAGCTGTGTGACGAGTGCAGCAGGGTTGATCCATGTGTCTGGATATGAAGGGAGAGAAGTTAATGTCTCTTGTGGATATGGAGAGGGTTATGAATCTTATGAGAAGTACCTGTGCAAGAACGACTGTGGCAATGATGATGTTCTTATTACGACgacagaaacaaagaagaaCAAATACTCCATCTATGATGACAAAAAGAAACGGGTCTTCACCACGACCATCTCTGATCTGAGTCTTAAGGATGCTGGGAAATACTGGTGTGGGGTGACCAGGAATGGAAAGGATATCTACACTGAAGTAAAGCTGGAAGTAGTACAAg ACAGCTGCTGTGACCGATCCACCAAAGTCCAAAGTCATGAGACAGGTTCAGTGTCCATCAGTTGTCCATATGACTCTAAGTACCAGAACAACCTGAAGTACATCTGCAGAGGAAACCAGCCCTCCACATGTCTGCAGCAGGCAACAATCACCTCTGACAGGAAACGAAACGGAGAGCTCAGACTCGATGATGACAACGAGTCGAGTAAATTCACAGTGACCATCACCGGTTTGACCCAAAAGGATTCTGGGTTGTATCTTTGTGGTGTCCATAGAAGCACCGGCCTGgatgttttctctgctgtcGAACTAGAAGTCAAAG AGTGGTGCTGTGTGAAGTCAAAACAACTGAGCGGCATTGTGGGACGTCCGTTTACTATGCTGTGTCCCTATCCACCACAACATGGAGATAACAGGAAGTTCCTCTGTAAGGGAGACCACCGCAACAACTGTACAGACGTGGTGACGAGTCAAAGCAGGTTCACACTGCAAGATGATGTTCCTTCCAGCTCTATCTGGGTCACGATCACAGAGCTGAAAGCAGGTGATGCTGCGACATACTGGTGTGGTTCAGACTCACAGTGGAGTGTTGGCAACTACACCAAGATTCAGCTGTCAGTGG ATGCAGCGCTCTTTCACCCTGTAGTTTTCATTGTGCTTGCTGTGCTGCTCATACTGATATTTGCCCTGGTCATGGtttataaatacaaatgttacAAAGCACGAG gagCTGGAGTCAgcatgaacatgaacaaaaccaaggcagcagaagcagaggaagTGATCAGTGTTTCAGAT ATTTATGAAAATCAAGACGTTGTAGCTTGCTCAAAGCAGGGGACCTCCAAAGCGCAGAGCACCTGTAACCACTATGATGATGCAGGTGAAGACCAGTCTGTGTACCAAAACTTCGACATAACAGAGGAAATCTACTGTAATCAAGCGTACACTACAGCCAATAAGAGATGA
- the LOC122874136 gene encoding polymeric immunoglobulin receptor-like: MPARFQKRVFTTTISDLSLKDAGKYWCGVTRNGKDIYTEVKLEVVQDSCCDRSTKVQSHETGSVSISCPYDSKYQNNLKYICRGNPPSTCLQQATITSDRKRSGELRLDDDNESSKFTVTITGLTQKDSGLYLCGVHRSTGLDVFSAVELEVKAQTSLCFTEWCCVKSQQLSGIVGRPFTMLCPYPPQHGDNRKFLCKGDHRNNCTDVVTSQSRFTLQDDVPSSSFWVTITELKAGDAATYWCGSDSQWSVGNYTKIQLSVVFPQQTSTAISITTVVEPVGSQSTHIPGKHIKDAALFHPVVFIVLAVLLILIFALVMVYKYKCYKARGAGVSMNMNKTKAAEAEEVISVSDIYENQDVVACSKQGTSKAQSTCNHYDDAGEDQSVYQNFDITEEIYCNQAYTTANKR; encoded by the exons ATGCCGGCCCGTTTTCAG AAACGGGTCTTCACCACGACCATCTCTGATCTGAGTCTTAAGGATGCTGGGAAATACTGGTGTGGGGTGACCAGGAATGGAAAGGATATCTACACTGAAGTAAAGCTGGAAGTAGTACAAg ACAGCTGCTGTGACCGATCCACCAAAGTCCAAAGTCATGAGACAGGTTCAGTGTCCATCAGTTGTCCATATGACTCTAAGTACCAGAACAACCTGAAGTACATCTGCAGAGGAAACCCCCCCTCCACATGTCTGCAGCAGGCAACAATCACCTCTGACAGGAAACGAAGCGGAGAGCTCAGACTCGATGATGACAACGAGTCGAGTAAATTCACAGTGACCATCACCGGTTTGACCCAAAAGGATTCTGGGTTGTATCTTTGTGGTGTCCATAGAAGCACCGGCCTGgatgttttctctgctgtcGAACTAGAAGTCAAAG CTCAAACCTCCTTGTGTTTCACAGAGTGGTGCTGTGTGAAGTCACAACAACTGAGCGGCATTGTGGGACGTCCGTTTACTATGCTGTGTCCCTATCCACCACAACATGGAGATAACAGGAAGTTCCTCTGTAAGGGAGACCACCGCAACAACTGTACAGACGTGGTGACGAGTCAAAGCAGGTTCACACTGCAAGATGATGTTCCTTCCAGCTCTTTCTGGGTCACGATCACAGAGCTGAAAGCAGGTGATGCTGCGACATACTGGTGTGGTTCAGACTCACAGTGGAGTGTTGGCAACTACACCAAGATTCAGCTGTCAGTGG TCTTTCCACAGCAGACCAGCACTGCGATCTCTATCACCACTGTGGTGGAACCTGTCGGATCACAATCAACACACATCCCTGGCAAACATATCAAGg ATGCAGCGCTCTTTCACCCTGTAGTTTTCATTGTGCTTGCTGTGCTGCTCATACTGATATTTGCCCTGGTCATGGtttataaatacaaatgttacAAAGCACGAG gagCTGGAGTCAgcatgaacatgaacaaaaccaaggcagcagaagcagaggaagTGATCAGTGTTTCAGAT ATTTATGAAAATCAAGACGTTGTAGCTTGCTCAAAGCAGGGGACCTCCAAAGCGCAGAGCACCTGTAACCACTATGATGATGCAGGTGAAGACCAGTCTGTGTACCAAAACTTCGACATAACAGAGGAAATCTACTGTAATCAAGCGTACACTACAGCCAATAAGAGATGA
- the tekt4 gene encoding tektin-4 — protein sequence MCNQATPNKHTAWCSTTLLRLFTSGAFNLASNLLKSAFYSCTCNLIVIIIIIIIITIIIMSEVLVSRPHYDSRTVTQGIPEKAPPVEVPQPSAGSATAGYRSAKYTPAEWFSNYHTILQQAGTDRHGARSIQRESKTLFQHTEAATLKAQSDGTRLLGERLQEIHYWKSELQRHIDQLLADTDSLRALKTRLEKALDATETPFAIATDNLNCRARRLGPDLVRDTVEEELLKEVDLIRSVQALLKRTTAQVVSQIKMNREAKQTLESDWSDKYQAYNFDDHSGRYNNMSPDTQHHPSSATMQDQVCNCTSWTRFTQDNLSKALQEEQTTNSLRVLVERVLQDTTEDLRVQCSIVDRAFSQRCVELIEAKTQLEMKLAQILEQIGAQEKNIVALQQAIHNKEAPLRVAQSRLYLRSLRPNMELCRDEPQLSLEGEVRQIDATLASLLQQLSEARGSLSHLEESRVTIEKDINCKTHSLFIERDKCMTHRKRYPTISTLSGY from the exons ATGTGTAACCAGGCAacaccaaacaaacatacagCTTGGTGTTCTACAACACTGCTGAGACTGTTCACCAGTGGTGCTTTCAATTTAGCATCAAATCTGCTTAAATCAGCTTTTTATTCTTGTACCTGTAAtttaattgtaataataataataataataataataacaataataataatgagcgAGGTTTTAGTGTCAAGACCACACTATGACAGCAGAACTGTGACTCAGGGGATCCCGGAGAAAGCGCCTCCTGTGGAGGTCCCGCAGCCGTCCGCAGGCTCAGCCACAGCGGGGTATCGCTCCGCTAAATACACCCCGGCTGAGTGGTTCTCCAACTACCACACCATCCTGCAGCAGGCCGGTACGGACCGCCACGGAGCCCGGAGCATCCAGCGAGAGTCCAAGACTCTGTTCCAGCACACCGAGGCGGCCACTTTGAAGGCCCAGTCCGACGGAACACGTCTTCTGGGAGAGAGACTACAAGAGATCCACTACTGGAAGTCGGAGCTCCAGCGGCACATCGACCAGCTGCTGGCCGACACGGACTCACTGCGGGCGCTGAAGACGCGGCTGGAGAAGGCGCTGGACGCCACCGAGACTCCATTTGCCATTGCCACTGATAATCTGAACTGCAGGGCCAGAAGACTGGGACCAGACCTTGTCAGAGACactgtggaggaggagctgtTAAAG gaAGTGGACTTGATCAGGAGCGTCCAGGCTCTTCTGAAGAGAACTACAGCTCAGGTTGTCAGTCAGATCAA gATGAACAGAGAGGCCAAGCAGACGTTAGAGTCAGACTGGTCTGATAAGTACCAGGCCTACAACTTTGATGACCACAGTGGAAGATACAATAACATGAGCCCAGATACACAGCACCACCCCAGCTCAGCCACCATGCAGGACCa GGTGTGTAACTGCACATCGTGGACAAGGTTTACACAGGACAACCTGTCCAAAGCCTTGCAGGAAGAACAGACCACCAACAGCCTCAG agtgctGGTGGAGCGAGTGCTGCAGGACACCACTGAGGATCTGAGAGTCCAGTGCTCCATTGTGGACCGAGCCTTCAGTCAGCGCTGTGTGGAGCTGATAGAGGCCAAGACCCAGCTGGAGATGAAGCTGGCACAG atcttGGAGCAGATTGGGGCCCAGGAGAAGAACATTGTGGCTCTACAGCAGGCCATCCACAACAAAGAGGCTCCACTGAGAGTAGCTCAGTCCAGACTTTACCTCCGCTCGCTCAGACCCAACATGGAGCTCTGCAGAGATGAACCTCAGCTcag TTTGGAAGGGGAGGTGAGGCAGATCGATGCCACTCTGGCGTCTCTGCTCCAACAGCTGAGTGAGGCCAGAGGCTCCCTGTCCCACCTGGAGGAGTCACGTGTTACCATTGAGAAGGACATAAACTGTAAAACCCACTCACTATTCATCGAGAGAGACAAGTGCATGACGCACCGTAAACGATACCCAACGATCTCCACACTGTCAGGATACTGA
- the LOC122873407 gene encoding polymeric immunoglobulin receptor-like isoform X1, translating to MWSLQSQLFTLCIALSCVTSAAGLIHVSGYEGREVNVSCGYGEGYESYEKYLCKNDCGNDDVLITTTETKKNKYSIYDDKKKRVFTTTISDLSLKDAGKYWCGVTRNGKDIYTEVKLEVVQDSCCDRSTKVQSHETGSVSISCPYDSKYQNNLKYICRGNQPSTCLQQATITSDRKRNGELRLDDDNESSKFTVTITGLTQKDSGLYLCGVHRSTGLDVFSAVELEVKAQTSLCFTEWCCVKSKQLSGIVGRPFTMLCPYPPQHGDNRKFLCKGDHRNNCTDVVTSQSRFTLQDDVPSSSIWVTITELKAGDAATYWCGSDSQWSVGNYTKIQLSVDAALFHPVVFIVLAVLLILIFALVMVYKYKCYKARGAGVSMNMNKTKAAEAEEVISVSDIYENQDVVACSKQGTSKAQSTCNHYDDAGEDQSVYQNFDITEEIYCNQAYTTANKR from the exons ATGTGGAGCCTTCAAAGCCAGCTGTTCACCCTGTGCA TTGCTCTGAGCTGTGTGACGAGTGCAGCAGGGTTGATCCATGTGTCTGGATATGAAGGGAGAGAAGTTAATGTCTCTTGTGGATATGGAGAGGGTTATGAATCTTATGAGAAGTACCTGTGCAAGAACGACTGTGGCAATGATGATGTTCTTATTACGACgacagaaacaaagaagaaCAAATACTCCATCTATGATGACAAAAAGAAACGGGTCTTCACCACGACCATCTCTGATCTGAGTCTTAAGGATGCTGGGAAATACTGGTGTGGGGTGACCAGGAATGGAAAGGATATCTACACTGAAGTAAAGCTGGAAGTAGTACAAg ACAGCTGCTGTGACCGATCCACCAAAGTCCAAAGTCATGAGACAGGTTCAGTGTCCATCAGTTGTCCATATGACTCTAAGTACCAGAACAACCTGAAGTACATCTGCAGAGGAAACCAGCCCTCCACATGTCTGCAGCAGGCAACAATCACCTCTGACAGGAAACGAAACGGAGAGCTCAGACTCGATGATGACAACGAGTCGAGTAAATTCACAGTGACCATCACCGGTTTGACCCAAAAGGATTCTGGGTTGTATCTTTGTGGTGTCCATAGAAGCACCGGCCTGgatgttttctctgctgtcGAACTAGAAGTCAAAG CTCAAACCTCCTTGTGTTTCACAGAGTGGTGCTGTGTGAAGTCAAAACAACTGAGCGGCATTGTGGGACGTCCGTTTACTATGCTGTGTCCCTATCCACCACAACATGGAGATAACAGGAAGTTCCTCTGTAAGGGAGACCACCGCAACAACTGTACAGACGTGGTGACGAGTCAAAGCAGGTTCACACTGCAAGATGATGTTCCTTCCAGCTCTATCTGGGTCACGATCACAGAGCTGAAAGCAGGTGATGCTGCGACATACTGGTGTGGTTCAGACTCACAGTGGAGTGTTGGCAACTACACCAAGATTCAGCTGTCAGTGG ATGCAGCGCTCTTTCACCCTGTAGTTTTCATTGTGCTTGCTGTGCTGCTCATACTGATATTTGCCCTGGTCATGGtttataaatacaaatgttacAAAGCACGAG gagCTGGAGTCAgcatgaacatgaacaaaaccaaggcagcagaagcagaggaagTGATCAGTGTTTCAGAT ATTTATGAAAATCAAGACGTTGTAGCTTGCTCAAAGCAGGGGACCTCCAAAGCGCAGAGCACCTGTAACCACTATGATGATGCAGGTGAAGACCAGTCTGTGTACCAAAACTTCGACATAACAGAGGAAATCTACTGTAATCAAGCGTACACTACAGCCAATAAGAGATGA